One Triticum dicoccoides isolate Atlit2015 ecotype Zavitan chromosome 3B, WEW_v2.0, whole genome shotgun sequence genomic window, NNNNNNNNNNNNNNNNNNNNNNNNNNNNNNNNNNNNNNNNNNNNNNNNNNNNNNNNNNNNNNNNNNNNNNNNNNNNNNNNNNNNNNNNNNNNNNNNNNNNNNNNNNNNNNNNTAGAGAGAGGGAAGGCACCCGAAGGGGACGCGGTTACCGCCCTAGGTGCCGACCCATCTGAGACGCAGGTGATTGATGGCGCAGCTGAGAGTACGGTGCACGTGCAAGACTTCAAATTCAGTCGTAATTGTCCGCTTCACTGCTTCACAACTGAGTGGGAATATTAGAGATACAAATACGTTTGAGTTAGAGATAAAGATATAGAATATGTTTGAGCAACCATGTTTGTACCCTAAATCTCTCTCCTCCATTGTACACGGCATATTTTAAAAAAAATGCGAAAATTGTACTCTATATATACCTCTGTCAGGATCACACCAAACCAACCAAACAACATAGACATATTGTAGCCATCCTAGTATTTTCTACAGTTTGTAGTTTGCAAAGTAGGTAGTAAGATATTAGTTTTTCTTCTGGATTTATGTTGTGTGTTTACAAACTTAGAGTAACATATTAGCCATTTTTATGAATAACATTTGCATGACATATGTGTAACTCCTAGTTTAACACTCCCTCAGTAACTTTCTATAAAATGTTTTTAGAGTCCATGATAGTGTCAAAAATCTTCTTATATATTTTGATATGGAGGGAGTATCTACGAAGCCTGAGAGTGGAAAGCTCTGAGCAATGAGCAGGGGAGCATCACATTCAGTCCGCTCTTACATCACATCACATTCACTCTGTCACTCATACAACGGGGGACCATATCATATATATAGACATGAGACAACGGACCTAACAAGTACCCACTTTTGCTCACGCTTACCGTTCATGGAGTTTAGGAGCTACAACATTATTGCATGCTTATTTCATGTTTCTACTTCTGGAAAAAACAGTTGCAATGATATAGACACTAGAATTTTCTGATGTGCTAAAGGGAAGGAAAGCACCATACCGCTTGCCTGAAAGGAAGAAAGGTACTCAGCACAGTTGTTGGACACTTTGCTTCTTGAATTGAAAGGTATGCGGAAGCGCGACCTACCATCTTTGCTTCCTCTTGCTCAGCTGTCAACGTGCCACCTAATGCACGCATGCCTGCTTTCGCGCCCAGGCGCAGCGCATAAATACAAGCGTACGCATACAGCACGTACTACAGCCAAATACACACACGCGTTACAGCACACAGCAGCGAAACACCGACTACTCAACAGAAAAAACATGGCCTCTGCGGcgctcttcttcgtcctcctcgcCATGGCCACCATGCAGCCGCAGACCGCATCATCCGAGAAGGAGACGCACCTCAAGGTGTACTGGCACGACGTGGTGAGCGGACCGGACCCGACGGCGGTGCGGGTGGCGCGCGGGGCGGCGACTAACACCTCCAAGACAGCCTTCGGCCTCGTGACCGTCATCGACGACCCGCTCACCGAAGGCCCCGGCCTCAACTCGTCCAGGCTCATGGGCCGCGCCCAGGGCACCTACATCGCCGCTGGCAAGGACCAGCTCGCCATGCTCATGAACATGAACTTCGTCTTCACCACCGGCAAGTACAACGGCAGCAGCATCGCCATTATGGGTCATAACGCCGTGTTCACCAAGGTCCGTGAGATGGCTGTCATCGGCGGTACAGGCGTTTTCAGGTGGGCCCGCGGGTATGCGCAGGCCAGGACGCACACCTTGGACCTCAAGACCGGTGACGCCACCGTCGAGTACAACGTATTCATCAGGCTCTAGTCTCCGATCGGGGTCAGATTTTACGAGGACTTTTGTATACTCATGCTACAAGAATAAATTTACTTATATGCGTTACTTCCGGAAAACTTTTCTCGTGATTCGTGTGGTGTCCCGGACTTAATAAATCTGGGCCCTAAACGTCGGCCGATGttgtccgatccggacgtgtctaTTTAAAGCCTCTATTTGTTGGTCGATGCAATTATACTCCTCATTTACTCTTTTATATGTCCGTTCACTTGTATGTGATTGGGGAAAGAGTGGCTAGGGGTCAGTTGATTAAATTTAGATTCTGGGTCAGTCACATTTTTTCTATGTGCACGTACAATGCGAGAGACGATTAACTGACGATTGAGCCGTCAAGCACGCAAGCTAATTGGTACCTGGACGATCACATATATCCTGGATGGCACTAGCGCCTGCTGCACCAAAGCATGCAACAACTCATACATGCAAGGTAGTAGCACACATatgcatgccatgccttgatttctaGTAACATCTTCCAGTGTATGTTATTACTTGAATTAAGAAAGGCTATGTAGCTGAAAAGCTTAGCAAACATTTAGGGCATTGAAGATTCAACATCATACACATTCCTTAATAAAGCTTTTTGCGGCAAGATTTATGGAGGACCAACTTTCAAAACCTTGCTAAGCTAGCTAGCCAGATGATGCATGTAGATTACTAGACACGCACGGGCACGTACTACTGGGTGGATTTGATGATACATGCCATCTTTTTATTACCCCTCGACTAGAGAGTGGAAATAATAGGGGTATTTGTAGTACCCTTAAAGACGAAATATAATGAAATAAACAATGAAAATATCAAAAGAAAATGAAGTTTTCTaaagaagaatgaattagtggcgttggtattaccctttaagaagaaaagaaaaatctaAAACCAGCAATGTGAAAATTTACATGCAATTTACATAAAAAATGTGATTTTTTacatatgcaagaataagcatataacaTTGGAATTTGTGCAAAAAATAAAGTTTCCAAAGAAGGAATGAATTGGTGGCATTGGTATTACtattacaaaataaataaaatgacaCAAACACTAAAAAGAAAACCAAATTAATGAAGTTTTTGTTCGAATGAATTACTGGCTTTGGTATTACACTTTAAGAAGAAAGGAAATGAAATAGAAACTAAAACAAAATcataataatgaagttttctaagaaagaaagaaaatgaatcaagaactaaaacaaaatcaaaacAATGTAGTATTTCTAAGAAATAATGAATTAGTGGCTCTGTTATTACCCATTAAGAATTATAATAATGAAGTTTTCCAAAAAAATAATTAGTGGTATTGGTATTaaactttaagaagaaagaaaagaataaaataaataatgacATAATTTGCACCCAATTTCATAGAAATTCAATTTTttaataatatgcaagaataatgaTATAATAGTGAAATTTTGCAAAACAAAATcctaagaaggaatgaattagtggcagTGTAATTACCCTTAAATAAGAAATAAAATAGAAAcacatgaaaaataaaaataatgaagCTTTCTAAGAAATAAAATCAGTGGCAtcggtattaccctttaagaagaaaaaaACAATAATTAAACTTGAAAACAAGATTCACAAAAAATCCGGTTTACAAAAATTTGcaagaataaacatataatagtGGATTATCTGCAAAACCAACTcctaagaaggaatgaattagtggAATTTGTTTTACCCATGAAGAAGATAGAAAATGAAATGAtaactaaaaaaattcaaaataagGAACAAGGAGTTAGTAGCAATAATATTACCTTTAAAGAAGAAATATAACAACTTTTTTAAAAAAGGCCTTGCACACAACATCACTCTAAGATTGCAATTTTTGTAGAAAATAcccacaaaagaaaaataaaaagcaactaacaaagaaaaacaaaaaactgaaaaaacataaaaataaacaaggcgatAAAGAGGAGGGTTGGATCGCACTGTTATTGGGCTTCGGCCCAGTAGCAAATCCACACACCCACATACGGGGTCAGTAAAAAAAACAGCCCAGGACAACAAGTAACACCGGCTGGAAAAAAGCAGAACATGATTCTCAGAGGAAAATCAACGGCCAATAAATTGACTGGCCCGAATTCAAAATCCAGGTAACTTACAAGTAGTTAAACTGGATTGATgaagatgaagagagagaaagaaaagaaataatacaGAAAGAGAAAAGATGGTCTGGGGTGGGCAGTGCCCTACATGTTGGACTGACCGAGCACATCCACAAGCCCTCATACCCTTCCTACGTTTGATCCCAATATGAAGGTTTGTGGATAACCCGGACGTTTGAGGAGGATTTTATGGAggctggttgtagatgctcttactgcCTCTGATCTAAAATAAGTGGCTCTGTTTTTTTGGGGGCTCCATTAAAAGTTTTTGGTCATGTAgactttgttttatttttctttaatttttttgtTGGTTCTCTATCGTTGTAGAGGCCTCATACATTGTTATCATCTTGATATTAATATAATAATTAATAAAAATCCTTATTGTTGCTTTGATTTGCATCTAAATAGACGTCGGGAGATATCCTTTTTTTTAGGATCAGGGTGGTATGAATATTTGATGTAATAGTAGTCGCTGGAACCATAACAATTCCCGGTACATTCCCCGCCCTCCCTCAATATAGGTGGCGGTGGTCAACATGCCACACGAGCAGGTTGCAAGGTTCTTAGGCAGAAAAGGTTCTAGGATGATCAGACAGAAAAGGTATCTAGGATGAACGATTTACTCAAGAATTATGACTTAAAAATGCATGTTGAAAGAACCGACACTAAACAAGTATCTAGATGTATGTAAGTTTTAGATACATATATTTTTattcatttcttcgacaagtattatgAAGTACTTTCGACAAAGATTTAGGACATCTCATGCATTTTACTCTTAATGGAAATGTAAACCATTAAAAGAagaaacaaacaaataaaaactcTAGAAAGATACTTTTAATTTTTTTAAGAACAAAAGAAGAAATAATTTTGAAATATAAAGATCATTGCCCGTTTATATAGTAAATAAAAGCAAAGACCTATGTGTCTTGTTCTTTGAAATTTTCTACTCATGTGACGCCAAAAAATTTCTACCCTATTGCCCTCCCTAATCTCCGAGTAAGCGACTCCGACATCGCCGAAGATGAATGTCAACCAAACCCTCACGGTAGAGGCCATGTGGAACACAAAAGGACCCATACCAAACTCAGCCACCTGCATCAAGGACAACACAGCTCTGACATTGATGGAGAGCTCTGAAGAAGAACAATGCAAGGTTGGCGCCGTGAAAGACCACCGAACAGAACATCTGCTGCCTATTGGAAAGAAGTGATGACGATGACACCGGAGTGTATCTTGACGAGGCCCTCTTTGTTAAGGCATGTGTAGGATATCATGTGTGTTGTTTAATGGTTTGTGatggttttagcccggttttcggTTAATTAATCAGACAACTCTTTTCTGCTTAATTAATCtggcccccacccaccacccaaaagAGAAAAATTCTACCCCGGtgtgccctgcatcgccgtcaccgacgacgtccgcctcgacggcCATGGCATCACGCTCGTTTCCACTTCCATCAGGTGCTGGTCGTCCTTAGTTTCCTTCCTGGCACGGCACGAGCAGCGACAGCCTGGCCTGCAGTTTCTGGAGTTTGGTGTTGCCGGAGCAGAGCTTCTCGAGTTCGCCGCGCacccgcgcggcggcacgccgacctctttagccCCCGCGCTCCTTGTGGCCAGGTGCAGCGGCGTGAGCTGCGCATGCCTTGGGAGGGCGAGGCCGCGTTGAAGCCCTAGCCCACATCCTTGGGATCACAGCTGCAGCGCGGCCGTGGGTATACCCAGCTTCTCCGGCTGCGGCAGCGGACGAGCGCGGCTTCCTCGGTTCGAGAAGGGCGGCAGCTTAGTGTTCGGCCAGGAGGAGATTGGGTATGGGTATTGATGCAGATGCAGACCCGAAACTCCTCTATGTACTTTACTCTCAGATCTGTTCAGTTATCACTGGTATTCCAGTCATCTACTCAGTTATGATTCTATTTTATTTTTTCCATCTAAAGAAGCACAAATATGTAGCGCACGTATTGGGGAATTCTCCGATTGCCCGCAACCTCAAAGACAACATCCTGGTGAGTGATCTTTACTGTATTtcttacttcctccgtccggaaatacttgtcatcaaaatggataaaggagatgtatctagacgtattttagttctaaatacatcactTTTTATCCATttggatgacaagtattttcgtacggagggagtacatatgaatCCTATTTTATCATTTCTGAATATGCACAAATAGATGCTGAAGCACTGCTTTTCCTTTTCTAATGGATGAACTGAAATCTTGGAATAAATATTGAAGATTATCTTCTTCCAAACACAGTTGCAACCAACAACGTCGTTGTCATTTAGCTTTCTTTCCAACCAAATGACTGATTCAAAAACGACCAGTGTGTGGCAAGGAGCAGGCTAGGCTAATGCCAACGTCTGCAGCCACAAGTAGAGGAAATTTCCCTTGCCCTACAACCATACATTTTCCACAATGATTAGGACTTCCTGGACTATTTAAGTTGCACAATTTGTGGCCTTAGAAAACAAGTCAGCATCTTTGACTTGGAACGCCAGTCCTCTTGCCCTTAGCCATGGTTCCTTCTCCTATTTGGTTTGGAATTAGGCCATCGGGGCGGCTAGAGCATCCACATTGTTAGTAGAGAACTCCTACGAAATGGAAAAGCCAGGCAACTGCATCTGCATGCCTTCGCCGTCTTTCTTCGCAGTAATGCTTCTGCACTTGATCAAGGTCTTGTCTTCAGGATGTAAGTTCGTGCACGCAACAGATACTCTTCTTCCTGGCCAATCTCTGCATCGAAGTGGTAACCAGTCCTTACTCTCAAAATCTGGTGCCTTCAAGCTGGGTTTCAGTTACTCAAGATTTGGCATATGGTACATGAACTCATCAACTTGTAGTCCTCTTCTAGTTTGGCAGCCTAATGCAGTCCATCCAATTTTACCTTGGTCCTGGTCATTTGGACTCTCAGAAGCTGGCGAGCTATTTCTGACAGATGACGGTAGCTCACTGGTTTGGTCATCACTTGATACAGGGATTATGTCCACTTCTCCACCCGCAATACTTCTTGATAATGGAAATCTCGTGGTCAGAGACCAACTTAATATTTCCGTGGTGTTCTGGCAGAGCTTCGACAACCCAGTAGGTACACTGCTACCTGGAGGATGGCTGGGATTTAATAGGATCACTGACAAGAACGTCTCGCTAATTTCCGGTCCTTCTTTTGGTTTGTATTTTGAACAGTCTATTCTTGAGATAAATACAAAGCAAATTAGAGGGTTTATGGTCCGGCATATTTCTAACACGTACGACAACCACTCCCATGAAAATTATTCTGATGCTTTTCCCAGCTGGATGGGCATTCGTGAAGATGGAGACTCTTTTCTGCTGCTCAATGATGAACATCTATATGTACAATTGGATGACAATGGTACTGTCAGTGCTGCTAAACTAGGGGATTGTGGTTCTGTGATGCCGCCTGCTTCTCTGGATTGTGGTTTAGACTGTGGCACTGACAGCATTTGTGTTATTCCATATGACAACACCCAGTCGTATTGTTTGAGAGTTGGTGCTCCACACTGTCTATCTAATTCTTCCGCTAAAGAAGACGTTTATTTCTATCCGATAGATGATGTACTCTACGTATTTCCAAGAAGTCCTTTCCAAATGGAAGACACAGGCAGCAGAGAGTGCGAAGATATATGTTTAAGTAACTGTTCCTGTACTACATATGCTTACCTCCCTGGCGGAATATGCTCACTATGGTTCTGGGAACTGCCCAAAGTTGTGACAGTGTCTTCTGATCAACGCAGCTATAGTTTGTATGTGAATATGGCTAAGCAAGAAAATTCAAAACCCCATTCGAATCCCCGGATTGAAATTATTGTTCTACCAGTGATAGGTGTCCTGACCCTCATGCTTGTTAGTCTGGTGCTTTGGTGGAGAAGCAAAACAAAGTTATTCATAAAAAGACACGTGAACTCCAGTAATGGCCTTACGATCTTCTCAAATGCGCAGATAAAAAAAGCAACACGAAATTTCTATGAAAAACTTGGAGAAGGAGGTTTCGGCTGTGTTTACAAGGGGACATTGCCAGGAAACTCTGTGGTGGCTGTCAAAAAGCTAAAAGACCTTGGACAGGGGGAGAAGCAATTCCGAGCGGAAGTGCAGACCATTGGAATGATTCAACACATCAATCTTGTCCGTTTATTTGGATACTGTGCTGAGGGAAGTAAAAGGTTGCTAGCATACGAGTACATGGAGAATGGATCTTTGAACTCTCATCTTTTTTCAAAGAGTTCTGTAAAATTGATCTGGGAGATCCGGTACCGTATAGCACTTGGAACAGCAAGAGGCTTGGCTTATCTGCATGAAGGATGCAAGGATTGCATCATACACTGTGACATGAAGCCGGACAATGTACTCCTTGATGCGGATTTCTGTCCTAAAATTGCAGACTTTGGTATGGCTAAACTTCTCGGCCGAGATTTCAGCAGGGCACTGACGACAATGAGGGGGACCATTGGATATCTTGCACCGGAGTGGATCTCAGGTCTTCCGATCACACGTAAGTCGGATGTTTACAGCTATGGGATGATGCTTCTTGAAATCATATCAGGGCAAAGGAATTCAGAGAAAATTAAGGAGGGGAAATTTACCTACTTTCCCATCTTTGCTGCACTGAAGGTGAATGAGGGGGATATTATGTGCCTGTTGGATAGTAGGCTGGAGGGCGACACGGACCTGGAACAGCTGGGCCGAGCTTGCAGAGTGGCATGCTGGTGTATTCAAGATGCAGAGGATCACAGGCCCACAATGGGGCAAGTTGTTTACATGCTAGAGGGTGTTCTGGATGTCGAAATACCTCCTGTTCCAAGGTCACTGCAGAATTTTGTTGGTATGGAGGATTCCACTTACTCTACAGTCTTGTACAGCCTCTGAAATAGTAAAGCCCTATTCCTTCAAGTATATTCAAATGTATGGCAAAAGTTAATTATAAAGAGTTTGTGTCTTTTGCATTTTCTATAAACTGCATTTCTCCtttatttgtactccctccgtccgaaaatacttgtcatcaaaatggacaaaaaaagatgtatctagaactaaaatacatctagatacatcaccttttattcattttgatgacaagtatttccgtacggagggagtatgatgttctGAACGTCTGAACTGCAATTCAAAATCCTTCTATATACTTGTAACATCCTGCAGTCTTAAGCAAAAAACCTCCACTTATTTCTCTGTTTGTGCAAGGCTTGTCCATTCATGTTCCGAACAATCAGAACTAAGGGCAATCTATGAAGTCAATGTATTCTGGTATTTACTGCACGGCAGACTGTAGCAGTGCCTTTATCATTGCTGTTGTTTGAAGCAGTGTCTTTCATGGTTTACCGTATTAGTACAAGTGTTTGCAGAATGGAAGGATTATGTCATTTGCACTGAACGGAATTGCTTCCTGTAGATACTTATGAATGTTAGAATGAATACAGTCTCATTTATTGGAAGACAAGTTTGATATCGGCAGCCCCAGTTATTTTAGCTCCAACATGGTATGTTGCTGCAGCCAAGATTCTAAGCTGAACATTTATTTTTGTCGAAACGTGCCATGATTCAGTAGTTGCCAACTTCTGAATCTGTTTTAcacactagatgacccgttgcgccaatggcgcaaaggccgagtGTAAGCCAATCGGTGTAAGAGTGTGCGTTAATATATTGTTGTTCGAAATGAACAGCTCTTATATTATATGTAGTAAGTACATTAGGTTGGAAATGATGCACTAAGTCATTTAGGATGGCCAATGTCTTGCAGAAAGATAAATAACCTTTTTAGTTATCTCACAAATATGAAATAACGATTCTCTTTGAATAAATGAATACTGGTTTCTGTAAGATGATCCGTTGCGTCCATGGCGCAAATACCGAGTGCAAGCCAAGCATTGAAAGAGTGTGCATTAAAATATGTAAACACAAAATCAAACATATGAAAATAAGTACGGATAGATAGATGGTGGTTGTTTCAAAAGCATATCACACAACAGTCTAAGTAGCAAATAAAGTTAAATGCACAAGATGGTCTTGGGGATTACATAAGATCCAAAAGGATGATAAACATAGAAATTTTGGTAGGCATATATACTAATGCTAAGTTATATAACAAGGGGCTCTTACAACTTGCTTATATTGAGTAGGCGACCAGACGCAGTCCTTGAAAGTGCATTGACAACCCGTTGTGCCCATGGCGCAAAAATCAACAGTGAGCCAAATATTCAAACCATGTATATGTGACTGATTTAAAATTACAATTTAGCTACTTTTCAGTCAGCTAAAATTttcacttttgggtcagtcgaattTGTGGCCATTGGATTTTTCTGTAAGATTAGTGCTGCATTTTTTTCCTGACCTGTGTTGTCTGTTGGGTgggcttctttctttttttgacTGACCTcttaattgggtcagtcgatttctttCTGGGCCGAAGCTCATTAACTGTGCAATCCAGCcctcatctctctccctcgatttttaatacttttttgtttttattgcttttgcttttgtttttttactttCTTTGTTAGTTGGTTTTATTTCTATTTTGTGGATTTATTttgatttatttctgttttctgtttCTATGGGTTTTTCTTTTCCACATTTTCTTTCCTTTATTGGTTATTTTTATGTTTTTGTGGGTTTTTGGCTAAGTGTAATTGTATACAAAAAATACTATATAATATGTGCCAAATTTTCATGATTATATGTACACTAAATATGTGCAACTTCTGTGCAAGTAGTTTGCAAAATATTTCATTATTTGTTTTATTATTTCTAGTTCATTTCTTCTTTAATGGGAAACCATGACACTAATTCATTGTTTCTTAGAAAACTTAACTATTTTAACTTTCTTtaagtttttatttcattttctttattTTCAAGGGTAATACCAATACCTAATTTGTTCCTACTTAGGATATTTGTGAAATATCACTGTTTGTGCTTATTTTTGCATATTATAAAAAAAGCGCAATTTCTATTCAAACGGTGTGCAAATGTTATCATTTTTTTCCtacttttctttcttcttaaacggTAATACCGATACCACTAATTCgttattttgatctagagaagtagAGACACCATGGATCAAATAAcaatgtcactaattcattctttctttaGATAATTCTGTTTTTGCGAAAATTTTCACTATTATGTGTTTAATCTTGCATATTATAACAAAGCACAATTATGTGcaaattgtgtgcaaattttgtcattatTTTGTTTTAGTTGTTTATATCATTTTGTTTCTATTTAAGGGTATTTTTGCTtcactt contains:
- the LOC119278625 gene encoding G-type lectin S-receptor-like serine/threonine-protein kinase At2g19130 — translated: MEKPGNCICMPSPSFFAVMLLHLIKVLSSGCKFVHATDTLLPGQSLHRSGNQSLLSKSGAFKLGFSYSRFGIWYMNSSTCSPLLVWQPNAVHPILPWSWSFGLSEAGELFLTDDGSSLVWSSLDTGIMSTSPPAILLDNGNLVVRDQLNISVVFWQSFDNPVGTLLPGGWLGFNRITDKNVSLISGPSFGLYFEQSILEINTKQIRGFMVRHISNTYDNHSHENYSDAFPSWMGIREDGDSFLLLNDEHLYVQLDDNGTVSAAKLGDCGSVMPPASLDCGLDCGTDSICVIPYDNTQSYCLRVGAPHCLSNSSAKEDVYFYPIDDVLYVFPRSPFQMEDTGSRECEDICLSNCSCTTYAYLPGGICSLWFWELPKVVTVSSDQRSYSLYVNMAKQENSKPHSNPRIEIIVLPVIGVLTLMLVSLVLWWRSKTKLFIKRHVNSSNGLTIFSNAQIKKATRNFYEKLGEGGFGCVYKGTLPGNSVVAVKKLKDLGQGEKQFRAEVQTIGMIQHINLVRLFGYCAEGSKRLLAYEYMENGSLNSHLFSKSSVKLIWEIRYRIALGTARGLAYLHEGCKDCIIHCDMKPDNVLLDADFCPKIADFGMAKLLGRDFSRALTTMRGTIGYLAPEWISGLPITRKSDVYSYGMMLLEIISGQRNSEKIKEGKFTYFPIFAALKVNEGDIMCLLDSRLEGDTDLEQLGRACRVACWCIQDAEDHRPTMGQVVYMLEGVLDVEIPPVPRSLQNFVGMEDSTYSTVLYSL
- the LOC119282391 gene encoding dirigent protein 22-like, with product MASAALFFVLLAMATMQPQTASSEKETHLKVYWHDVVSGPDPTAVRVARGAATNTSKTAFGLVTVIDDPLTEGPGLNSSRLMGRAQGTYIAAGKDQLAMLMNMNFVFTTGKYNGSSIAIMGHNAVFTKVREMAVIGGTGVFRWARGYAQARTHTLDLKTGDATVEYNVFIRL